One region of Acidovorax sp. T1 genomic DNA includes:
- a CDS encoding type II toxin-antitoxin system TacA family antitoxin, whose protein sequence is MPTLAKDTRLHIRCDQEIRRLLDKAAAYAHMSVSEFVLRNAVEQAQSVVQAHEAITLSQNDFAAFLDALDAPAPANPALQRAFQRHAKQVQ, encoded by the coding sequence ATGCCGACCCTTGCCAAAGACACCCGTTTGCACATCCGCTGCGACCAGGAGATTCGCCGCCTGCTCGACAAGGCAGCGGCGTATGCCCATATGAGCGTGTCCGAATTTGTGCTCAGGAACGCGGTCGAGCAAGCCCAGTCGGTCGTGCAGGCGCATGAGGCCATCACCTTGTCGCAAAACGATTTCGCTGCATTTTTGGACGCGCTGGATGCGCCGGCCCCAGCCAACCCGGCATTGCAGCGCGCGTTCCAGCGCCACGCCAAGCAAGTGCAGTAA
- the ugpA gene encoding sn-glycerol-3-phosphate ABC transporter permease UgpA — translation MEKRVLFRSAWLPWVLMAPQLLIIGVFFFLPAGQAILQSFLMEDAFGMSTEWVGLDNFRQIFNDPSYLHSFQRTALFSVLVAGIGIVVSLVLAIFADRIVRFAMVYKTLLIVPYAVAPVIAGVLWVFLFSPSLGVASHYLGRLGYGWNHVMNEHQAMALIVIASVWKQISYNFLFFLAGLQSIPKALIEAASIDGAGPWRRFWHIQLPLLSPTTFFLLVINIVYAFFDTFGIIDAATQGGPGQSTSILVYKVYQDGFKALDLGGSAAQSVILMLIVIALTVVQFRYVEKKVQY, via the coding sequence ATGGAAAAACGCGTACTTTTCCGCTCGGCGTGGCTGCCCTGGGTGCTGATGGCCCCGCAGTTGCTCATCATTGGTGTGTTTTTCTTCCTGCCTGCCGGACAGGCCATCCTGCAGTCATTCCTGATGGAAGACGCCTTCGGCATGAGCACCGAGTGGGTGGGGCTGGACAACTTCCGGCAGATTTTCAACGACCCGTCCTACCTCCACTCCTTCCAGCGCACCGCCCTGTTCTCGGTGCTGGTGGCGGGCATTGGCATCGTGGTGTCGCTGGTGCTGGCCATCTTTGCCGACCGCATCGTGCGCTTTGCGATGGTCTACAAAACCCTGCTCATCGTGCCCTACGCGGTGGCGCCAGTGATCGCCGGAGTGCTGTGGGTGTTTCTGTTCTCGCCCTCGCTCGGCGTGGCGAGCCATTACCTGGGCCGGCTGGGTTACGGCTGGAACCATGTGATGAACGAACATCAGGCGATGGCACTGATCGTGATTGCCTCGGTATGGAAGCAGATCTCCTACAACTTCCTGTTCTTCCTGGCGGGCCTGCAATCCATCCCCAAGGCGCTGATCGAGGCCGCCTCCATTGACGGCGCGGGCCCCTGGAGGCGCTTTTGGCACATCCAGCTGCCGCTGCTGTCGCCCACCACCTTCTTTTTGCTGGTGATCAACATCGTGTATGCCTTCTTCGACACCTTCGGCATCATCGACGCGGCCACACAGGGCGGGCCGGGCCAGTCCACCTCCATCCTGGTCTACAAGGTGTACCAGGACGGCTTCAAAGCGCTGGACCTGGGTGGCTCGGCGGCGCAGTCGGTGATTTTGATGCTCATCGTCATCGCGCTGACCGTGGTGCAGTTCCGTTATGTCGAAAAGAAAGTTCAATACTGA
- a CDS encoding GNAT family N-acetyltransferase — protein MAYRIRPLDADVQTADFACGEKALDEYLQRYASQDIKRGVARVFVASPAQQPQAVAGFYTLSAASIAAQTLPEKWRKRLARYPVPVALLGRLAVSHQCQGQGLGAILLADACQRVLAASQTLAVAALVVDAKSPQAAAFYAHFGFIELPGQPGQPGQPGRWMLPRSHFAGVA, from the coding sequence ATGGCCTACCGCATTCGCCCGCTGGACGCCGACGTGCAAACGGCTGACTTCGCGTGTGGCGAGAAAGCGCTCGACGAATACCTGCAACGCTATGCCAGCCAGGACATCAAGCGTGGTGTGGCGCGGGTTTTTGTGGCCTCACCTGCCCAGCAGCCACAGGCGGTGGCGGGCTTCTACACCCTCAGCGCAGCCAGCATCGCCGCACAAACGCTGCCCGAAAAATGGCGCAAGAGGCTTGCGCGCTATCCGGTGCCAGTGGCATTGCTGGGCCGCTTGGCCGTAAGCCACCAGTGCCAAGGGCAGGGGCTCGGCGCCATTCTGTTGGCAGATGCATGCCAGCGCGTGCTTGCCGCCAGCCAAACGCTGGCAGTGGCCGCCCTGGTGGTGGATGCCAAATCCCCCCAAGCTGCCGCGTTTTATGCGCACTTCGGTTTCATCGAACTTCCCGGCCAGCCCGGCCAGCCCGGCCAGCCCGGCCGCTGGATGCTGCCGCGATCACACTTTGCGGGGGTGGCTTGA
- the serA gene encoding phosphoglycerate dehydrogenase, with amino-acid sequence MATTSLDKSKIKFLLLEGIHPSALDVIRAAGYSQIEAIAGALPDEELQRKIADAHFVGIRSRTQLTEDVFAHAPKLVAVGCFCIGTNQVDLSAARERGIAVFNAPYSNTRSVAELVLAEAILLLRGIPEKNAAAHRGGWLKSADNAYEIRGKTLGIVGYGSIGTQLSVLAEALGMHVAFFDVVNKLPLGNARQVQRLHDLLGQSDIVSLHVPELPSTQWMIGAAEIAAMKPGGILINAARGTVVQIEPLAAALKAKKLLGAAIDVFPVEPRTNKDEFLSPLRGLDNVILTPHIGGSTMEAQANIGLEVAEKLVKYSDNGTSTSSVNFPEVALPAHPGKHRLLHIHRNVPGVLSEINRIFSDNQINIAAQYLQTNEKIGYVVIDIDAASSDLALDKLAHVPGTLRSRVLF; translated from the coding sequence ATGGCCACCACTTCCCTGGACAAAAGCAAGATCAAATTCCTGTTGCTCGAGGGCATACACCCCTCTGCGCTGGATGTCATCCGCGCCGCCGGTTATTCGCAAATCGAGGCCATCGCAGGCGCACTGCCTGATGAGGAACTCCAACGCAAGATCGCCGACGCGCACTTCGTGGGCATCCGCTCGCGCACGCAGCTGACCGAAGACGTGTTTGCCCACGCGCCCAAGCTGGTGGCCGTGGGCTGCTTTTGCATCGGCACCAACCAGGTGGACCTGAGCGCGGCGCGCGAGCGCGGCATTGCCGTTTTCAACGCCCCGTATTCCAACACCCGATCCGTGGCCGAGCTGGTGCTGGCCGAGGCCATTTTGCTGCTGCGCGGCATCCCCGAGAAAAACGCGGCGGCGCACCGCGGCGGCTGGCTCAAGTCGGCCGACAACGCCTACGAGATCCGTGGCAAGACGCTGGGCATCGTGGGCTATGGCTCCATCGGCACCCAGCTGTCGGTGCTGGCCGAGGCGCTGGGCATGCATGTGGCATTTTTTGACGTGGTCAACAAGCTGCCGCTGGGCAATGCGCGCCAGGTGCAGCGCCTGCACGACCTGCTGGGCCAGAGCGACATCGTGAGCCTGCATGTGCCCGAGCTGCCGTCCACCCAATGGATGATCGGCGCGGCCGAAATTGCCGCCATGAAGCCCGGTGGCATCCTCATCAACGCGGCGCGCGGCACGGTGGTGCAGATCGAGCCGCTGGCCGCAGCGCTCAAGGCCAAAAAGCTGCTGGGCGCCGCCATCGACGTGTTCCCGGTCGAGCCGCGCACCAACAAGGACGAGTTTTTGTCGCCCCTGCGTGGCCTGGACAACGTCATCCTGACGCCCCACATCGGCGGCTCCACCATGGAGGCGCAGGCCAATATTGGGCTGGAAGTGGCCGAAAAGCTGGTGAAGTACAGCGACAACGGCACCAGCACCTCGTCGGTCAACTTCCCCGAGGTGGCTTTGCCCGCGCACCCCGGCAAGCACCGCTTGCTGCACATCCACCGCAACGTGCCGGGCGTGCTGTCCGAGATCAACCGCATCTTCTCGGACAACCAGATCAACATTGCGGCCCAGTATCTGCAGACCAACGAGAAGATCGGCTATGTGGTGATCGATATCGACGCTGCGTCGTCCGACCTGGCGCTCGACAAGCTGGCACATGTGCCCGGCACCCTGCGCAGCCGTGTGCTGTTTTAA
- a CDS encoding sn-glycerol-3-phosphate import ATP-binding protein UgpC — MASLTLSNVVKHYGSGKHAVPVIHGVNADIQDGEFIVIVGPSGCGKSTLLRMVAGLEEITGGTIAIGERVVNNLEPAKRDIAMVFQNYALYPHMSVFDNMAYGLKIAKVPKDEIKTRVDKAAAILELGHLLERKPRALSGGQRQRVAMGRAIVRQPQVFLFDEPLSNLDAKLRAQTRIEIQKLHRELGITSLFVTHDQVEAMTLAQRMIVMNAGVMEQFGTPEEVYHTPASVFVASFIGSPPMNLLRHAPNSKPGTILGIRPEHLDITATGWEARVDTVELLGAERLVYATMGGDSLIVRIDEGSASPKAGDTIHVTPRENRLHWFDAQTSKRL, encoded by the coding sequence ATGGCATCCCTCACCCTCAGCAACGTCGTCAAGCACTACGGCAGCGGCAAGCACGCGGTGCCCGTGATCCACGGCGTCAACGCCGACATCCAGGACGGCGAATTCATCGTCATCGTCGGCCCCTCGGGCTGCGGCAAATCCACGCTGCTGCGCATGGTGGCCGGGCTGGAAGAGATCACCGGCGGCACCATCGCCATCGGCGAGCGCGTGGTCAACAACCTGGAGCCCGCCAAGCGCGACATCGCCATGGTGTTCCAGAACTACGCGCTGTACCCGCACATGAGCGTGTTCGACAACATGGCTTATGGCCTGAAGATCGCCAAGGTGCCCAAGGATGAGATCAAGACGCGCGTGGACAAAGCCGCCGCGATCCTGGAACTCGGCCATCTGCTCGAACGCAAGCCGCGCGCGCTCTCGGGCGGCCAGCGCCAGCGCGTGGCCATGGGCCGCGCCATCGTGCGCCAGCCCCAGGTGTTTTTGTTTGACGAGCCCTTGTCCAACCTCGACGCCAAGCTGCGCGCCCAGACCCGCATCGAAATCCAGAAGCTGCACCGCGAACTGGGCATCACCAGCCTGTTCGTCACGCACGACCAGGTCGAGGCCATGACCCTGGCCCAGCGCATGATCGTCATGAACGCGGGCGTGATGGAACAGTTCGGCACGCCCGAAGAGGTCTATCACACGCCGGCATCGGTTTTTGTGGCCAGCTTCATCGGCTCGCCGCCCATGAACCTGTTGCGCCATGCGCCCAACAGCAAGCCCGGCACCATTTTGGGCATTCGCCCCGAGCACCTGGACATCACCGCCACCGGCTGGGAGGCGCGCGTGGACACGGTCGAACTGCTGGGCGCCGAGCGCCTGGTGTACGCCACCATGGGCGGCGACAGCCTGATCGTGCGCATCGACGAGGGCAGCGCCTCGCCCAAGGCGGGCGACACCATCCACGTCACGCCGCGCGAGAACCGCCTGCACTGGTTTGACGCCCAGACCAGCAAACGCCTCTGA
- the ugpB gene encoding sn-glycerol-3-phosphate ABC transporter substrate-binding protein UgpB, with product MQLKHLALSAALATTVCVSAQAQTEIQWWHSMTAVNNEWVNDLAKQFNERQKEYKVVPTFKGAYDESMTAAIAAFRSGNAPHILQVFEVGTATMMASKGATVPVGKVMTDAGADFNPGSYIPAVAAYYTAPNGQMMSFPFNSSTTIFYYNKDAFKKAGLNADKAPATWPEVFEAAKKLKASGHSCPMTLAWMGWTQLESFSAWHNVEFATEKNGLSPNGYKARMKINSPLHVKHINNLAQAAKAGEFVYKGRGSAAQASFTSGECAMIQTSSGFYGDVAKNAKFAYGLAPLPYYPDVKGAPQNTVIGGASLWVMAGKKAEEYKGVAKFFEFLSDTKVQAASHQRTGYLPITMGAYELTDKSGFYAKHPGTDVAVNQMVRKVTDNSRGIRLGNYVQIRTIEDEEMEQVWAGKKSAKEALDSIVTRGNELLARFERSYKK from the coding sequence ATGCAACTCAAGCACCTGGCCCTGTCTGCCGCCCTTGCCACCACCGTGTGCGTCTCTGCGCAAGCCCAAACTGAAATCCAGTGGTGGCATTCGATGACGGCCGTGAACAACGAGTGGGTCAACGACCTGGCCAAACAGTTCAACGAGCGCCAGAAGGAATACAAGGTCGTGCCCACCTTCAAGGGCGCTTATGACGAAAGCATGACGGCCGCCATTGCCGCCTTCCGCTCGGGCAATGCCCCGCACATCCTGCAGGTGTTTGAAGTGGGCACGGCGACCATGATGGCCTCCAAGGGCGCCACGGTGCCCGTGGGCAAGGTGATGACGGACGCCGGTGCCGACTTCAACCCCGGCAGCTACATCCCCGCCGTGGCCGCCTATTACACGGCCCCCAACGGCCAGATGATGAGTTTCCCGTTCAACAGCTCGACCACCATCTTTTATTACAACAAGGACGCCTTCAAGAAAGCCGGCCTGAACGCCGACAAGGCCCCTGCCACCTGGCCCGAAGTCTTTGAAGCCGCCAAGAAGCTCAAGGCCAGCGGCCACAGCTGCCCCATGACGCTGGCCTGGATGGGCTGGACGCAACTGGAGTCGTTCTCGGCCTGGCACAACGTCGAATTTGCCACCGAAAAAAATGGCCTGAGCCCGAACGGCTACAAGGCGCGCATGAAGATCAATTCGCCCCTGCACGTCAAGCACATCAACAACCTGGCTCAAGCAGCCAAGGCGGGCGAGTTTGTCTACAAGGGCCGCGGCTCGGCGGCCCAGGCATCGTTCACCTCGGGTGAGTGCGCCATGATCCAGACATCTTCGGGCTTCTACGGCGACGTGGCCAAGAACGCCAAGTTCGCCTACGGCCTGGCTCCGCTGCCCTACTACCCCGACGTGAAGGGCGCCCCACAAAACACCGTGATCGGCGGCGCCTCGCTGTGGGTCATGGCCGGCAAGAAGGCCGAAGAGTACAAGGGCGTGGCCAAGTTCTTCGAGTTCCTGTCCGATACCAAGGTGCAGGCCGCCAGCCACCAGCGCACCGGCTACCTGCCCATCACCATGGGCGCGTATGAGCTGACCGACAAGTCCGGCTTTTACGCCAAGCACCCCGGCACCGATGTGGCCGTGAACCAGATGGTGCGCAAGGTAACTGACAACTCCCGCGGCATCCGCCTGGGCAATTACGTGCAGATCCGCACCATTGAGGACGAAGAGATGGAACAGGTCTGGGCCGGCAAGAAGTCGGCCAAGGAAGCCCTGGACTCCATCGTGACCCGTGGCAACGAGCTGCTGGCCCGCTTCGAGCGCTCGTACAAGAAGTAA
- a CDS encoding HIT family protein → MDCPLCAQDGGQLVWRGEKLRVIRADEAGFPAFYRVVWNAHVAEFSDLSAAERIECMEAVTLVEQALRQHLSPTKVNIAALGNMVAHLHWHVIARFDWDSHFPAPVWAAAQRPRDAAKEDALRARLPALEAQLRASLG, encoded by the coding sequence ATGGACTGCCCGCTGTGCGCGCAAGACGGCGGCCAGCTGGTCTGGCGCGGCGAAAAGCTGCGCGTGATCCGTGCCGACGAGGCGGGCTTTCCGGCGTTTTACCGCGTCGTCTGGAACGCCCATGTGGCCGAGTTTTCGGACCTGTCAGCCGCCGAGCGCATTGAATGCATGGAGGCAGTGACCCTGGTGGAGCAGGCGCTGCGCCAGCACCTGTCGCCCACCAAGGTCAACATCGCAGCCCTGGGCAACATGGTGGCGCACCTGCACTGGCATGTGATTGCGCGCTTTGACTGGGACAGCCACTTTCCGGCGCCCGTGTGGGCGGCGGCCCAACGCCCGCGCGATGCGGCGAAAGAAGACGCCCTGCGCGCGCGCCTGCCCGCGCTGGAGGCGCAGTTGCGGGCGTCTTTGGGCTGA
- the ugpE gene encoding sn-glycerol-3-phosphate ABC transporter permease UgpE produces the protein MIDRNPWLDFVSHAVLLLGVAIVAFPLYLALVASTHTAADIVQSPMPLLPGVHTWDNYQAALFGSGKLGSNTNVVHMMWVSFVVAMVITVGKIAISLLSAFAIVYFRFPFKMLCFWAIFVTLMLPVEVRILPTYKVVADLGLLNSYAGLTLPLIASATATFLFRQFFLTVPDELVEAARMDGAGPMRFFIDVLVPLSRTSIAALFVIQFIYGWNQYLWPLLMTTSEDMYPVVIGIKRMLAGGEAAVDWNIVMATAIIAMLPPTAVVILMQKWFVKGLVDTEK, from the coding sequence ATGATTGATCGCAACCCCTGGCTCGACTTTGTTTCGCACGCCGTGCTGCTGCTGGGCGTGGCCATCGTGGCCTTTCCGCTGTACCTGGCGCTGGTAGCCTCCACGCACACGGCCGCTGACATCGTGCAGTCGCCCATGCCGCTGCTGCCGGGCGTGCATACGTGGGACAACTACCAGGCCGCGCTGTTCGGCTCGGGCAAGCTGGGCTCCAACACCAACGTGGTGCACATGATGTGGGTGAGCTTCGTGGTGGCCATGGTCATCACCGTGGGCAAGATCGCCATCTCGCTGCTGTCGGCGTTTGCCATCGTGTACTTCCGCTTTCCGTTCAAGATGCTGTGCTTCTGGGCCATCTTCGTGACGCTGATGCTGCCCGTGGAGGTGCGCATCCTGCCCACCTACAAGGTGGTGGCAGACCTGGGGCTGCTCAACAGCTACGCCGGCCTGACGCTGCCGCTCATCGCCTCGGCCACGGCCACCTTTTTGTTTCGCCAATTCTTTTTGACGGTGCCCGACGAGCTGGTGGAGGCCGCGCGCATGGACGGCGCCGGCCCCATGCGCTTTTTCATCGACGTGCTGGTGCCGCTGTCGCGCACCTCGATTGCGGCGCTGTTCGTGATCCAGTTCATCTATGGCTGGAACCAGTACCTGTGGCCCCTGCTCATGACCACGTCGGAAGACATGTACCCGGTGGTGATCGGCATCAAGCGCATGCTGGCTGGCGGCGAGGCCGCCGTGGACTGGAACATCGTCATGGCCACCGCCATCATCGCCATGCTGCCACCCACGGCCGTCGTCATCCTGATGCAGAAATGGTTCGTCAAAGGCTTGGTCGATACCGAAAAATAA
- a CDS encoding DUF3683 domain-containing protein has translation MNVPIALAALQTQAAEPVRLREIPYNYTSFSDREIVIRLLGAPAWELLDQLRNERRTGRSARMLYEVLGDIWVVQRNPYLQDDLLDNPARRKLLVDALNHRLGEIDKRRTPADDAERDLLVGELAQAARRAVAEFDATFEQAATLRRQIQRTLGRLTAKDNIKFDGLSRVSHVTDATDWRVEYPFVVLTPDTEAEMAHLVKGCIELGLTIIPRGGGTGYTGGAIPLTWKSVVINTEKLEAMTEVEMRRLPGMDREVGTVWTEAGVVTQRVADAAERAGFVFAVDPTSAEASCIGGNIAMNAGGKKAVLWGTALDNLASWRMVTPEAQWLEVTRLDHNMGKIHDVETATFELQYFEADGKTPVRTERLAIPGKTFRKEGLGKDVTDKFLSGLPGIQKEGCDGLITSARWVVHRMPEHTRTVCLEFFGNAKNAVPSIVEIKDFMFAEQKRSGVLLAGLEHLDDRYLKAVGYATKSKKHGGGLPKMVLFGDIAGDNADDVARVTSEVVRIANSRSGEGFVAISPEARKKFWLDRKRTAAISRHTNAFKINEDVVIPLPRMAEYTDGIERINIELSLRNKIKLCDALTDFFERGNLPLGKHDDANEIPSAELLEDRVAQAIALVAEVRALWSGWLQGVETLFPQLQDHTLRASWKTQLRAPLQGIFAGAAFQPILDEATAIHKRVLKGRVWVALHMHAGDGNVHTNLPVNSDDYEMLQTAHQAVERIMVLARSLDGVISGEHGIGITKLEFLTDAELQPFADYKRKVDPEGRFNKGKLLRNQELPALGGQALEPNLASKPLLHADLTNAYTPSFGLMGHESLIMQQSDIGAIADSVKDCLRCGKCKPVCSTHVPRANLLYSPRNKILATSLLVEAFLYEEQTRRGVSIKHWQEFEDVADHCTVCHKCESPCPVKIDFGDVTMNMRNLLRKMGKKTFRPGNALAMTMLNATNPDTIKLLRTAMVGVGFKAQRMAVDLLRKVGRKQTAKPPATVGTAPIKEQVIHFINKKLPGGLPKQTARALLDIEDKDYVPIIRNPQATTAETEAVFYFPGCGSERLFSQVGLATQAMLWHAGVQTVLPPGYLCCGYPQRGSGQFDKAEKMITDNRVLFHRVANTLNYLDIKTVVVSCGTCYDQLQGYEFDKIFPGSRIIDIHEYLLEKGITLQGKGAYLYHEPCHNPMKLQDSMKTVKALVGEQVLKSERCCGESGTLGVTRPDVSTQVRFRKEEEIKKGEAQLRESGAVAAQDNVKILTSCPSCLQGLNRYEGDLQNGLLEADYIVVEMAREILGENWMPDYVHRANNGGIERVLV, from the coding sequence ATGAATGTTCCGATTGCGTTGGCTGCCCTGCAGACGCAGGCTGCCGAGCCTGTCCGTCTGCGCGAAATTCCCTACAACTACACCTCGTTCTCCGACCGGGAGATCGTGATCCGCCTGCTGGGCGCGCCCGCCTGGGAGCTGCTCGACCAGCTGCGCAACGAGCGCCGCACCGGCCGCTCTGCCCGCATGCTGTATGAAGTGCTGGGCGATATCTGGGTGGTGCAGCGCAACCCCTACTTGCAGGATGACCTGCTGGACAACCCCGCCCGCCGCAAGCTGCTGGTCGATGCCTTGAACCACCGCCTGGGCGAGATCGACAAGCGCCGCACCCCCGCCGACGACGCCGAGCGCGACCTCTTGGTGGGCGAGCTGGCGCAGGCCGCGCGCCGCGCGGTGGCCGAGTTTGATGCCACGTTCGAGCAGGCCGCCACGCTGCGCCGCCAGATCCAGCGCACGCTGGGGCGCCTCACGGCCAAGGACAACATCAAGTTTGACGGCCTCTCGCGCGTGAGCCACGTCACCGACGCCACCGACTGGCGCGTCGAATACCCCTTTGTGGTGCTGACGCCTGACACCGAGGCCGAAATGGCGCACCTGGTCAAGGGCTGCATCGAGCTTGGTCTGACCATCATCCCGCGCGGGGGCGGCACGGGCTACACCGGCGGCGCGATTCCGCTGACGTGGAAAAGCGTGGTCATCAACACCGAAAAGCTCGAAGCCATGACCGAGGTGGAAATGCGCCGCCTGCCGGGCATGGACCGCGAGGTGGGCACGGTCTGGACCGAAGCCGGCGTGGTCACCCAGCGCGTGGCCGACGCGGCCGAGCGCGCGGGCTTTGTGTTTGCCGTGGACCCGACCAGCGCCGAAGCCAGCTGCATTGGCGGCAACATCGCCATGAACGCGGGCGGCAAAAAGGCCGTGCTGTGGGGCACGGCGCTGGACAACCTGGCCAGCTGGCGCATGGTGACGCCCGAGGCGCAGTGGCTGGAGGTGACGCGGCTGGACCACAACATGGGCAAGATCCATGACGTGGAAACCGCCACCTTCGAGCTGCAGTATTTCGAAGCCGATGGCAAGACGCCGGTGCGCACCGAGCGCCTGGCCATTCCGGGCAAGACCTTCCGCAAAGAGGGCCTGGGCAAGGACGTGACGGACAAGTTCCTCAGCGGCCTGCCCGGCATCCAGAAGGAAGGCTGCGACGGCCTCATCACCAGCGCGCGCTGGGTGGTGCACCGCATGCCCGAGCACACGCGCACCGTGTGCCTGGAGTTCTTTGGCAACGCCAAGAATGCCGTGCCTTCCATCGTGGAAATCAAAGACTTCATGTTCGCCGAGCAAAAGCGCAGCGGCGTGTTGCTGGCGGGCCTGGAGCACCTGGACGACCGCTACCTGAAAGCCGTGGGCTACGCCACCAAGAGCAAGAAGCACGGCGGCGGCCTGCCCAAGATGGTGTTGTTTGGCGACATCGCGGGCGACAACGCCGACGACGTGGCGCGCGTGACCAGCGAGGTGGTGCGCATTGCCAACTCGCGCAGCGGCGAAGGCTTTGTCGCCATCAGCCCCGAGGCGCGCAAGAAATTCTGGCTCGACCGCAAGCGCACGGCCGCCATCAGCCGCCACACCAACGCCTTCAAGATCAACGAAGACGTGGTGATCCCGCTGCCGCGCATGGCCGAATACACCGACGGCATCGAGCGCATCAACATCGAGCTCTCCCTGCGCAACAAGATCAAGCTGTGCGACGCGCTCACCGACTTTTTCGAGCGTGGCAACCTGCCGCTGGGCAAGCACGACGACGCCAACGAGATTCCGTCGGCCGAGCTGCTGGAAGACCGCGTGGCCCAGGCCATTGCGCTGGTGGCCGAGGTGCGCGCGCTGTGGTCGGGCTGGCTGCAGGGCGTTGAAACCCTGTTCCCGCAGTTGCAGGACCACACCCTGCGCGCCAGCTGGAAGACCCAGCTGCGCGCGCCGCTGCAAGGCATCTTTGCGGGTGCGGCGTTCCAGCCCATCCTGGATGAAGCCACCGCCATCCACAAGCGCGTGCTCAAGGGCCGCGTGTGGGTGGCTCTGCACATGCACGCGGGCGATGGCAACGTGCACACCAACCTGCCGGTCAACAGCGACGACTACGAAATGCTGCAAACCGCGCACCAGGCGGTCGAACGCATCATGGTGCTGGCGCGCAGCCTGGACGGCGTGATCTCGGGCGAGCACGGCATCGGCATCACCAAGCTGGAGTTTTTGACCGACGCAGAGCTGCAACCCTTTGCCGACTACAAGCGCAAGGTCGATCCGGAAGGGCGCTTCAACAAAGGCAAATTGCTCCGAAATCAGGAGCTGCCAGCGCTTGGTGGACAAGCGCTAGAGCCCAATTTGGCTTCAAAACCCTTGCTGCACGCCGATTTGACCAACGCCTACACGCCCAGCTTCGGCCTGATGGGCCACGAGTCGCTGATCATGCAGCAGAGCGATATCGGCGCCATTGCCGACAGCGTCAAAGATTGCCTGCGCTGCGGCAAGTGCAAACCCGTGTGTTCCACCCATGTGCCGCGCGCCAATTTGCTCTACAGCCCGCGCAACAAAATTTTGGCCACCTCGCTGCTGGTTGAGGCGTTTTTGTACGAAGAGCAGACGCGCCGGGGCGTGAGCATCAAGCACTGGCAAGAGTTTGAAGACGTGGCCGACCACTGCACCGTGTGCCACAAGTGCGAAAGCCCCTGCCCGGTGAAGATCGACTTTGGCGACGTCACCATGAACATGCGCAACCTGCTGCGCAAGATGGGCAAAAAGACCTTCCGCCCCGGCAACGCGCTGGCCATGACCATGCTCAACGCCACCAACCCCGACACCATCAAGCTGCTGCGCACAGCCATGGTGGGCGTGGGCTTCAAGGCCCAGCGCATGGCCGTGGACTTGCTGCGCAAGGTGGGCCGCAAGCAGACCGCCAAGCCGCCAGCCACGGTGGGCACCGCGCCCATCAAGGAGCAGGTGATTCACTTCATCAACAAGAAGCTGCCGGGTGGTTTGCCCAAGCAGACGGCGCGCGCCTTGCTCGACATCGAGGACAAGGACTACGTGCCCATCATCCGCAACCCGCAGGCCACCACGGCCGAGACGGAGGCGGTGTTTTACTTTCCGGGTTGTGGATCGGAGCGCCTGTTCAGCCAGGTCGGCCTGGCCACGCAGGCCATGCTGTGGCACGCGGGCGTGCAAACCGTGCTGCCGCCGGGCTATTTGTGCTGCGGCTACCCCCAGCGCGGCAGCGGCCAGTTTGACAAGGCCGAGAAGATGATCACCGACAACCGGGTGCTCTTTCACCGCGTGGCCAACACGCTGAACTACCTGGACATCAAGACCGTGGTGGTGAGCTGCGGCACCTGCTACGACCAGCTGCAGGGCTACGAGTTCGACAAGATCTTCCCCGGCAGCCGCATCATCGACATCCACGAGTATTTGCTCGAAAAGGGCATCACGCTGCAAGGCAAGGGCGCGTATCTTTACCACGAGCCCTGCCACAACCCCATGAAGCTGCAGGACTCGATGAAGACCGTGAAGGCGCTGGTGGGCGAGCAGGTGCTGAAAAGCGAGCGCTGCTGCGGCGAATCGGGCACGCTGGGCGTAACGCGCCCGGATGTGTCCACGCAGGTGCGCTTTCGCAAGGAAGAAGAAATCAAGAAGGGCGAAGCCCAGCTGCGCGAGAGCGGCGCCGTGGCCGCGCAGGACAACGTCAAGATCCTCACCAGCTGCCCCAGCTGCCTGCAGGGCCTGAACCGCTACGAAGGCGACCTGCAAAACGGTTTGCTCGAAGCCGACTACATCGTGGTCGAAATGGCGCGCGAGATTCTGGGTGAGAACTGGATGCCCGACTACGTGCACCGCGCCAACAACGGCGGCATCGAGCGGGTGCTGGTCTGA